CTTCCCGCGCACGTTCTCCGGGAGGATGAAGGTGCGGCAGGTGGCGTCCGACACCGTCTGCACCAGCTTCTCGATGTCCACCTTGTCGAAGTAGATGCCGTAGCGGGCGCGGCGACGCACCTCCTCGCACGTGGGCGTGGGCCGCACGGTGGCGGCGCCGGCCTCGGGGCCGTTGGCGTTCTGCGGGGAGATCTGCCGATCGCCCGTATCTCCGGCGGGAGGCGGGCCAGGGCGGCGCTGCGCCAGCGCGGGCATGCTGCTCAGCCCGAGGCACAGCAGGAGCAACCAGGACGGAAGCGTCTTCATGGAGGGGCGGGGTACTGCGGGTGGTGTTAGCGGATGGTGTAGTTCTTGCGGATGCTCGAGCCATTGCGCTCCAGCTCGATCTCGATCCGCGAGGCTTCCTTCAGCTTGGTGTAGACCTCGAGGGCCTTCTCCGGGCTGTTGAGCTCGAAGCCGTTGATGCGCTTGATGACGTCGCCGTTCTGGACGCCGATCTTCGAGTAGATGGAGTCCGGGCGGATGGAGAAGAGCTTGAAGCCCTGCGCCTGGCCGTCCTTGAAGGCCGGCACGATGCGCGCCTGCATGGCCACGTCGTTGAGGTTGGCCAGGGTGCGGTCGATCTCCGTGCGAGGCACCTCGTAGTCGTTCTCGCTGAGGGCCTTGATGCCGTTGCCCATGCCGTTGCCGGGCGGCGGCTGCACGGGCGTGGTGACGGGCGGGGTGTAGGCGGCCACGGGCGCGGCGCCATCCCCGGGCTGGCCGTCGATGAACTCCTTGCGGCCATTGTTGAGGATGATGACGCGCTCGCGCTCGATGTCGATCACCTCGGCGCCCTGGATGCGGTCACCCACCATGTACGTGGTGGAGCGCTGGTTGTTCATGTCCTGCACCGAGGCCACCGACCACAGCTTGTCGCTGGCCACCAGGGTGCCCAGCAGCTTCACCCTCAGGCCGCTCTTCACCGGCGCGGCGTCGGGATCCACCACGGGGGTGACGGGCTCGCTGACGATGGGGTCGGGCTCGGGCACGGCCACGCCGGTCAGGTCCGACACGCGCTTGAGATCCAGCGACGCCAACATCTCCAGGGGCTTCGCCTTCTGCGGCGCCGACACCTGGCCCGACGGCAGCGGGGTGAGGGCGGACTCCACGAACAGGTTCACCGTGCGCGCCGCCAGCAGTGCGACGAGCAGGATGAAGACCAGGTTCACGGTCCAGAAGTACTTGCGGAAGAAGAGTTCCATCACGCGTCCAGAAAAGGCCTGCTCGGGATTGAGCAAGTGGGGTGCCATCCACGAAGGGGAGCGGGCAACCCGAGCCTTACAGCCAAGTGCTTGAAATCATTCCGGAATAAGCCAGGCCGTCCGGAGCAGGAGTCAGGGCCGCGACGGCG
This is a stretch of genomic DNA from Archangium violaceum. It encodes these proteins:
- the gspC gene encoding type II secretion system protein GspC, yielding MAPHLLNPEQAFSGRVMELFFRKYFWTVNLVFILLVALLAARTVNLFVESALTPLPSGQVSAPQKAKPLEMLASLDLKRVSDLTGVAVPEPDPIVSEPVTPVVDPDAAPVKSGLRVKLLGTLVASDKLWSVASVQDMNNQRSTTYMVGDRIQGAEVIDIERERVIILNNGRKEFIDGQPGDGAAPVAAYTPPVTTPVQPPPGNGMGNGIKALSENDYEVPRTEIDRTLANLNDVAMQARIVPAFKDGQAQGFKLFSIRPDSIYSKIGVQNGDVIKRINGFELNSPEKALEVYTKLKEASRIEIELERNGSSIRKNYTIR